A stretch of Mesoplodon densirostris isolate mMesDen1 chromosome 7, mMesDen1 primary haplotype, whole genome shotgun sequence DNA encodes these proteins:
- the NAA40 gene encoding N-alpha-acetyltransferase 40, with amino-acid sequence MGRKSSKAKEKKQKRLEERAAMDAVCAKVDAANRLGDPLEAFPVFKKYDRNGLNVSIECKRVSGLEPATVDWAFDLTKTNMQTMYEQSEWGWKDREKREEMTDDRAWYLIAWENSSVPVAFSHFRFDVECGDEVLYCYEVQLESKVRRKGLGKFLIQILQLVANSTQMKKVMLTVFKHNHGAYQFFREALQFEIDDSSPSMSGCCGEDCSYEILSRRTKFGDSQHSHSGGHCGGCCH; translated from the exons ATGGGG AGGAAGTCGAGCAAAgcaaaggagaagaaacagaagcGGTTGGAGGAGCGAGCAGCCATGGATGCTGTCTGTGCCAAAGTGGACGCCGCCAACAGG CTTGGAGACCCATTAGAGGCTTTCCCAGTGTTCAAGAAATATGATCGGAATGG GTTAAATGTGTCCATTGAATGTAAGCGAGTGTCTGGCCTGGAGCCGGCCACCGTGGACTGGGCCTTCGACCTGACCAAGACCAATATGCAGACCAT gTATGAGCAGAGCGAGTGGGGCTGGAAGGACAGAGAGAAACGCGAGGAAATGACAGATGACCGAGCCTGGTACCTCATCGCTTGGGAAAACAGTTCGGTTCCCGTAGCCTTTTCTCACTTCCGGTTTGACGTGGAGTGCGGGGATGAAGTCCTGTACTG CTACGAAGTGCAGCTGGAGAGCAAGGTGCGGCGGAAAGGCCTGGGGAAGTTCCTCATACAGATCCTGCAGCTCGTGGCCAACAG CACACAGATGAAGAAAGTTATGTTAACGGTATTTAAGCACAATCATGGTGCCTACCAGTTCTTCAGAGAAGCGCTGCA ATTTGAAATCGACGACTCTTCCCCAAGCATGTCGGGTTGCTGTGGGGAGGACTGCTCCTATGAGATCCTGAGCCGGAGGACCAAGTTTGGGGACAGCCAGCACTCCCATTCGGGCGGGCACTGTGGTGGCTGCTGCCACTGA